The Streptomyces bacillaris sequence TCACCGAGCGGATCGGCGCCGACCCGTACGGCGGGCCCAACTTCCTCGGGCCGGACGACATCGCGCAGCTCGGCAAGGCCGTCGCCATGAGCCCCGAGGTGCATGAGGCGATCGAGTCGCTGTGGCCCGTCCTCACCCCGCAAGAGTTCCTCGCCGGATACCTGGCCGAGCCCGTGTACGTACCGGAGGCGGACGCCGAGGCGTTGCGGCGGGCGCCCGGTGACGGGGAGTGGACGCCCGCCGATGTTCCGCTGCTCGACGAGGCGGCCGAGCTGCTGGGGTTCGACGACAGCGCGGAGCGGGCGGCCGCCGAGGCGGAGCGGCAGGAGCGGATCGCGTACGCGCAGGGGCTGTTGGAGCTCTCGCGGGGTTCGGAGACGTACGAGTTCGAGGACGAGGAGTCCGAGGTGCTCGCCGCCCACGACATCATCGACGCCGAGCGCATGGCGGAGCGGCACGAGGAGATCGACCACCGCAGCGCCGCCGAGCGGGCGGCCGCCGACCGGACCTGGGCGTTCGGGCACATCATCGTGGACGAGGCGCAGGAACTGTCGCCGATGGCGTGGCGGCTGCTGATGCGGCGCTCCCCGACCCGTTCGCTGACGCTGGTGGGCGATCCGGCCCAGACGTCCGAGGAGGCGGGTGTCGGTTCGTGGGAGAAGATCCTCGATCCGTACGTGGGTGACCGCTTCGAGCATGTGACGCTCGGGGTCAACTACCGTACGCCCGCCGAGATCATGGAGTTGGCCGCCCGGGTCGTCCGGGAGCGGAACCCCTCCTTCGTCGCGCCCGGTTCGGTGCGGTCCACCGGTGAGGAGCCGTGGGTGCGGGAGGCCGGTGAGGATCTGGCGGGCGCGGTGGCGAAGGCCGTCGCGGAGCTGACGCCCGGGGAGGGACGGCTCGCGGTGATCGCGCCGCGTGAGCTGCACGAGGAGGTCGCCGGGCCGCTGGAGGGGGTGGTGGCGGGGGCCGAGCCCGATCTCACCCGGTCGGTGGTGCTGCTCGACCCGCGGCAGGCGAAGGGGCTGGAGTTCGACCATGTGCTGGTCGTGGAGCCCGGCCGGTACGGGACGAGCGATCTGTACGTGGCTCTGACCCGGGCCACGCAGCGGCTCGGGGTCGTCCACCGGGAGGAGCTGCCCTCGGCGCTGCGCTGACCCCGTCCGCCCTCTCGCCCTGTCCCGTCCGTCCCTTCCCGTCCTGTCTCGCCCCCCGGTCCGACCGGGGGGCGTTTCTGTGTCCGGGTGGCGCGGAACGTGCAATCTCCTGCTTGATAGTGCTTGAAACTCGCGCTTAGTATGCAGATTCGAGCATCGCACGCGCAGGGATGGGGAGATTCTGATGACGCATGTGGCACGGGAGCTGGCCAGTCAGCCCGACTGCTGGCAGCGGGCGGCGGACCTGGCGGACGGGGCCGCGGAGCAGCTTCCGGCGGCCGGTGAGCGCATCGCCGTCGTCGGCTGCGGCACCTCGTACTTCATGGCCCAGGCCTACGCGGCTCTCCGCGAGGGCAGCGGCCAGGGCGAGACGGACGCCTTCGCCGCGTCGGAGTTCCCCGTCGGCCGCCGCTACGACCGGATCGTGGCGCTGAGCCGCTCCGGCACCACGACCGAGGTGCTCGGCCTGCTCGCGCAGCTCCGGGGCACCACCCGGCGGACCGTCGTCATCGGGGACCCCGACAGCCCCATGGCGACGACGGCCGACGACGCGGTGGTGCTCGGCTTCGCGGACGAGAAGTCCGTCGTGCAGACGCGGTTCGCGACCACGGCGCTGACCCTGCTCCGCGCCCAGCTGGGCCTGCACACCGATGCGGTGGTGGAGGACGCGCAGGTCGCGCTGGCCGAACCGCTGCCGGCCGGGCTGGTGGAGTGCTCCCAGTTCACCTTCCTCGGGCGGGGCTGGAGCGTGGGGCTCGCCAACGAGGCGGCGCTGAAGATGCGGGAGGCGGCGCTCGCCTGGAGCGAGGCGTATCCGGCGATGGAGTACCGGCACGGCCCGATCAGCATCTCCACCCACTCCACCGCCACCTGGATGCTCGGTGACGCGCCGACCGGGCTCTCCGACGAGGTCCACGCGACGGGCGCCCGGTGGGTGGCCGGCGGGCTCGACCCGCTGGCGGAGCTGGTCCGGGTGCAGCGGCTGGCGCTGGCCATCGCGGCGAGCCGCGGCCTGGACCCGGACCGGCCGCGCCATCTGACGCGCTCGGTCATCCTCAGCACGTCCTGACGGTCCCTCACCGCCGTCCCAGGGCCTCTGCCTGACGGCCTCTCACCACGGAGTTGCCATGCCCATCGCCGCCACCGGCGAGCTGATCGCCGAAGCCGCAGCCCGGCGCGGTGCGGTCGCCGCGTTCAACGTCATCACCCTGGAGCACGCGGAAGCCATCGTGGAGGGGGCCGAGGCGGCCCGGGCGCCGGTGATCCTCCAGATCAGCGAGAACGCGGTCAAGTACCACGGCGGCAGGCTGCGCCCGCTGGCCCGCGCCGCGCACGAGACGGCCCGGGCCGCCGCCGTACCGGTCGCGCTCCATCTCGACCATGTCCACTCCCCCGAGCTGCTGCACCAGGCGGCGGAGTGCGGGTTCAGCTCCGCGATGTTCGACGCCGCCCGGCTGCCGTACGCGGAGAACCTGGCGGCCACCCGCGCCGCCGCCGTCTGGGCGCACGGAGAAGGGCTCCGGCTGGAGGCCGAACTCGGCCAGGTCGGCGGGAAGAACGGGGAGCCTCCGCTCGACGCCCACGCGCCCGGAGCCCGTACGGATCCGGACGAGGCCCTGGCCTTCGTCACCGCCACCGGGGTCGACGCACTGGCCGTGGCCGTCGGCACCTCGCACGCCATGACCTCGCGCGACGCCCGGATCGACCACGGCCTGCTGGCCCGGCTCCGGGACGCGGTACCGGTCCCGCTGGTGCTGCACGGTTCGTCCGGCGCGTCCGACGAGGAGCTGGCCCGGGCCGTGGCCGGAGGGATCGCCAAGGTCAACATCGGGACCGCCCTCAACATCGCGATGACCGGCGCGATACGGGAGCGGCTCGCCCGGGACGAGCGGGGTGTCGACCCCCGCCCCTACCTCGCGCAGGGGCGGGACGCGATGGCCCGGACGGTGACCCGGATGATGGCGGTGTTGTCCTCGGCAGCTGTGAAGCCCGTCTAGGACGTGGCCCTACTGCCGTCGTCGCGCGCGGCGGGCTTCGGGCCCTGGGGATCGCCCCATGCGGCCACGAGCGCCGGGAGGTCCAGCACCCGTCGGCCCGGGGCCGGGTGGACCGGTGCTCCCGAGGGGACGGCCACCACCCGGCAGCCCGCCGCCTCGGCCGCCGCGATGCCGGTGGGACTGTCCTCGACCACCAGGCAGGCGGCGGGCGGGAGTCGGAGGCGGGCCGCCGCTTCGAGGTAGGGGTCCGGGTGGGGCTTGGAGCGCTCGGTCTCGCCGTCGGCCACCGTCGTACGGAACGCCTCACCGCCCAGCGTCTTGAGCACCGCGTCCACGACCCGGCGCGGGGAGGCGGACACCAGGGCGGCGGGGATGTTCCCGTCGGCCAGCCGGTCGAGCAGGGCGCGGGCGCCGGGTCGGGGCTCGACGCCCGCCTCCACGGCCGCGAGGAACGTCTCCTCCAGGGCTGCTTCCAGGACCTGGTCGCCGGTCTGCGGGCACAGCTTCGCGAGGTGGGCCGCCGTGTCGGCGCAGCTCCGGCCGAGGGCCCAGGCGCCCTCCTCGCCGGTGAGGGTGTGGCCGTGGGCGGCGGCGACCTCGCGGACGGCCTCCAGCCACAGGGGTTCGGTGTCCACCAACGTGCCGTCCATGTCGAGGAGTACGGCCTGCGGCAGGGTCGGTACGGCGGTGCCGTCGAGGGTCCAGTGCGAGTCGGGGGCCCGGTCGAGCGCCGCGTACACCTGGGCGGCGACGTCCTCGTGCCGGACCGGGCGTACGGGGGTGGCGCCCGCCGTGATGTCCGGGCCCGCGCAGGCCAGCCAGGCGGTGCGTTCGGTCTCGCTGTTCCCTCCGTGGCCGCCTTCGTCCCGGTGCCCGTGGTCGGTGACGACGAGGACGGTCCAGGCCTCCTCCCCGTACGTCGGACGCTCGCGCAGGGCGGTGAGGAGACGGCCGAGGCGGCGGTCGGCCGAGGCGATGGACTGCTCGTACGCCGTTCCGCAGCCGAGGTGGTGGGCGGTCTCGTCGGGGGCGCCGAGGTAGACGAAGGAAGCCTCGGGGTCCTCGTGGGTCAGGACGGCGACGGCGTCGCGGACGGTCGTCTCGTCCGCCTCCTCCCAGGCCCCGGGGGTGTCGGCGGCCGGGGCGTGGTGGGTGAGCCGGGTGGGGCGGCGGAACATCGGGCCGCCGTCGGCCACGGTGACCAGCGGTTCCCAGGCCGCCGCGACATAGGTGCGGCGGCCGTCCTGGCGGGCCAGGCGGGTGGTGAAGTCCGGGAAGACGCCGAGGCGGTGGCCGCCGAAGTCGTTGGACCACACGGCGTGCTTGGTGACGCGGACGCCGGTGACGATCGTCGCCCAGCAGGGGCCGGACATGGTGGGGGTGGACTCCGTGACCGTCACGGGGGCCAGGAATCCGGAGTCGGCCACCGTGTCGAGGTGCGGGGTGGGGACGCGGGCGAGGGTGTCGAGGCGTACGCCGTCGATGCCGACGACGAGCACCCGGCGGGCGCGGGGCATGGAGTGCCTTCCGAAGGGCTGTCAGGGGTCAGGCCTGCTGATGGAGGGTGCGGGGGTCCACCGCGTGGGCGAACGGCAGGCCGTGGGCGTACCGTTCCAGCTCGTCGACCGCCGCGTCGGCCAGCCGGTGCAGCTCGCCGCCCTGGGAGCCGGCGATGTGCGGGGTGAGCAGCACGTTCGGCAGGTCGTACAACGGCGAGTCGGCGGGCAGCACTTCGGGCTCGGTGTGGTCGAGCACGGCGTTCAGGCGGCCGGTGACCAGCTCCTTGACCAGGGCGTCGGTGTCGACCAGGGAGCCGCGTGCGGTGTTGACGAGCGTCGCGCCGTCCCGCATGAGGGCGAGCCGCCCGGCGTCGAACAGGTGTCGCGTCTGCGGGAGTTCGGGGGCGTGGATCGTGACGACATCGCTCTGCCGGGCGAGCCTGTCCAGGTCGGTGCGCTCCACGCCGAGGGCCTGGGCGCTCTCCTCGCCGAGATACGGGTCGTGGGCGAGGAGGCGGAGGTCGAAGGGGCGCAGCAGCTCCGCGACCCGGCGACCGATGCGGGAGGCGCCGACGATCCCCACCGTACGGCGGTAGTTGCCGATGGACGGGAAGGCGGTGAGCAGGTTGACCCGGCTGCGGGATTCGCGGTAGACGCGGGCGCTCTCCAGGACGTTCTTGTTGGCGAAGAGGATCGCCGCGACCGTGTACTCCGCGACCGGGAGGGCGTTGGCGGTGGCGGCCGTGGAGACGGTGATGCCCCGGTCCCAGACGTCCTGGGTGATGTGGTGCTTGACCGACCCGGCCGCGTGGACGACCGTCCGCAGGCGGGGCATGGCGCTCAGCGCGGAGGCGTCCAGGGGCGGGCAGCCCCAGCCGGTGAAGAGGGCCTCGGCGTCCCGCAGGGCGGCGCGCTGGGCCGGGTCGTCGGCGCCGAAGTCGGTGACGAGCAGGGCGGGTTGGATGTCCGCCACCCGGGCGAGGCGTTCCAGGGCCGTCGGGCGGAGGATCGCGTCGCGGGTCTCCCCGCTCATCGCCAGGACGGTACGGGGGCGGGTGCGGGGCCGGGTGGACGGCGTGGCGGGGCGGCTCACTTGACGGCTCCTGCGGTGAGGCCCGAGCGCCAGAAGCGCTGCAGGCAGAGGAAGGCGACGATCAGCGGGACGACGGCGACCAGCGACCCGATGATGACCAGGGGGTACAGCTCGGGCTGCTGGTAGACGTTCTGGTTCCACATGAACAGGCCGAGGTTGACGGGGTAGAGGCGCTCGTCGTTGAGCATCATCAGCGCGCCGTAGAAGTTGTTCCAGTTGGCGGTGAACGAGAACAGGAAGATGGTCACGAAGCCGGGTGCGAGCATCGGCAGGGCGACCTCGGTGAAGGTCCTGATCTCCCCCGCCCCGTCGACCCG is a genomic window containing:
- a CDS encoding HelD family protein; its protein translation is MREEQEFIDRVHARVDELRGVTARDVEQALTPVGTGLQARLERDVLVAERSGLLAALNAVDGSLCFGRIDLSDGVAHHIGRIGIREDDAEHTPLLIDWRAPVARPFYLATGHVPMGLRRRRHITTEGRTVTELHDEILDLGDEDRTGFEDPNGDAVLLAALNSARTGRMGDIVRTIQAEQDRIIRAPHRGVLVVEGGPGTGKTAVALHRAAFLLYEHREVLAKRAVLIVGPNPAFLRYIAEVLPALGETGVLLATQAELFPGVHATGTDTPRAAAVKGGAHMAEALALAVRDRQQLPEPGAPLVIPHDDGDLILDWEIAYEARQAARDTLLPHNLARPHFAFRIVDALTEQLTERIGADPYGGPNFLGPDDIAQLGKAVAMSPEVHEAIESLWPVLTPQEFLAGYLAEPVYVPEADAEALRRAPGDGEWTPADVPLLDEAAELLGFDDSAERAAAEAERQERIAYAQGLLELSRGSETYEFEDEESEVLAAHDIIDAERMAERHEEIDHRSAAERAAADRTWAFGHIIVDEAQELSPMAWRLLMRRSPTRSLTLVGDPAQTSEEAGVGSWEKILDPYVGDRFEHVTLGVNYRTPAEIMELAARVVRERNPSFVAPGSVRSTGEEPWVREAGEDLAGAVAKAVAELTPGEGRLAVIAPRELHEEVAGPLEGVVAGAEPDLTRSVVLLDPRQAKGLEFDHVLVVEPGRYGTSDLYVALTRATQRLGVVHREELPSALR
- a CDS encoding class II fructose-bisphosphate aldolase, yielding MPIAATGELIAEAAARRGAVAAFNVITLEHAEAIVEGAEAARAPVILQISENAVKYHGGRLRPLARAAHETARAAAVPVALHLDHVHSPELLHQAAECGFSSAMFDAARLPYAENLAATRAAAVWAHGEGLRLEAELGQVGGKNGEPPLDAHAPGARTDPDEALAFVTATGVDALAVAVGTSHAMTSRDARIDHGLLARLRDAVPVPLVLHGSSGASDEELARAVAGGIAKVNIGTALNIAMTGAIRERLARDERGVDPRPYLAQGRDAMARTVTRMMAVLSSAAVKPV
- a CDS encoding HAD-IA family hydrolase, whose protein sequence is MPRARRVLVVGIDGVRLDTLARVPTPHLDTVADSGFLAPVTVTESTPTMSGPCWATIVTGVRVTKHAVWSNDFGGHRLGVFPDFTTRLARQDGRRTYVAAAWEPLVTVADGGPMFRRPTRLTHHAPAADTPGAWEEADETTVRDAVAVLTHEDPEASFVYLGAPDETAHHLGCGTAYEQSIASADRRLGRLLTALRERPTYGEEAWTVLVVTDHGHRDEGGHGGNSETERTAWLACAGPDITAGATPVRPVRHEDVAAQVYAALDRAPDSHWTLDGTAVPTLPQAVLLDMDGTLVDTEPLWLEAVREVAAAHGHTLTGEEGAWALGRSCADTAAHLAKLCPQTGDQVLEAALEETFLAAVEAGVEPRPGARALLDRLADGNIPAALVSASPRRVVDAVLKTLGGEAFRTTVADGETERSKPHPDPYLEAAARLRLPPAACLVVEDSPTGIAAAEAAGCRVVAVPSGAPVHPAPGRRVLDLPALVAAWGDPQGPKPAARDDGSRATS
- a CDS encoding hydroxyacid dehydrogenase, producing MSRPATPSTRPRTRPRTVLAMSGETRDAILRPTALERLARVADIQPALLVTDFGADDPAQRAALRDAEALFTGWGCPPLDASALSAMPRLRTVVHAAGSVKHHITQDVWDRGITVSTAATANALPVAEYTVAAILFANKNVLESARVYRESRSRVNLLTAFPSIGNYRRTVGIVGASRIGRRVAELLRPFDLRLLAHDPYLGEESAQALGVERTDLDRLARQSDVVTIHAPELPQTRHLFDAGRLALMRDGATLVNTARGSLVDTDALVKELVTGRLNAVLDHTEPEVLPADSPLYDLPNVLLTPHIAGSQGGELHRLADAAVDELERYAHGLPFAHAVDPRTLHQQA
- a CDS encoding SIS domain-containing protein; this translates as MTHVARELASQPDCWQRAADLADGAAEQLPAAGERIAVVGCGTSYFMAQAYAALREGSGQGETDAFAASEFPVGRRYDRIVALSRSGTTTEVLGLLAQLRGTTRRTVVIGDPDSPMATTADDAVVLGFADEKSVVQTRFATTALTLLRAQLGLHTDAVVEDAQVALAEPLPAGLVECSQFTFLGRGWSVGLANEAALKMREAALAWSEAYPAMEYRHGPISISTHSTATWMLGDAPTGLSDEVHATGARWVAGGLDPLAELVRVQRLALAIAASRGLDPDRPRHLTRSVILSTS